In a single window of the Arthrobacter sp. StoSoilA2 genome:
- the ybaK gene encoding Cys-tRNA(Pro) deacylase, with the protein MAKKMASQGTPATAALAAAGVPFVLHPYSHDPSAASYGLEAAEVLGIDPKRVFKTLMVEVEGKLAVGIVPVSGTLDLKSVAAALGSKKAAMADPKAAERRTGYVLGGISPLGQRQPSPTVLDDSALSFDTILVSGGRRGLDIELAPKDLVRLTKAVTAPIGAKG; encoded by the coding sequence ATGGCCAAGAAGATGGCATCACAGGGAACGCCGGCCACTGCAGCACTAGCTGCGGCCGGCGTTCCCTTCGTGCTGCACCCGTATTCCCATGATCCATCGGCCGCAAGTTATGGGCTGGAAGCTGCCGAAGTCCTGGGCATCGATCCCAAGCGGGTTTTCAAGACTTTGATGGTTGAAGTCGAAGGCAAACTCGCCGTCGGCATCGTCCCCGTTTCAGGAACCCTGGACCTCAAGTCCGTGGCGGCAGCCCTGGGTTCGAAGAAGGCAGCCATGGCGGACCCCAAGGCGGCCGAGCGCCGGACCGGCTACGTCTTGGGCGGAATCTCCCCTTTGGGCCAGCGCCAGCCCTCCCCTACAGTCCTGGATGATTCCGCGTTGTCCTTTGACACCATCCTGGTGTCCGGCGGGCGACGCGGTCTCGACATCGAACTTGCCCCAAAGGACCTGGTCCGGCTGACCAAGGCCGTGACCGCCCCGATCGGCGCCAAGGGCTAG
- a CDS encoding DUF6421 family protein, protein MTITATAALPRVTADNAEWTALKAAATALQAYQEQDGSIKDPAAHAEAAQLVARISDSINTLAPHFPHDARYLELLVEDFSRWVQDGFGVPDFLDSLQAFQPQEQRVDGLQHLVVFPMYTQNGSTNRLVEAVLIEVIWPEFIGGLEAGEYSNKLFVPIRFVDFTPGYDTNSAVLFPETVAVRETPTFTWGAIFADREAARFRRVLKAAAATTSLELPADAAELLEDQDLTQRTFVMWDLIHDRTHMRGDLPFDPFMIKQRMPFFLYSLEELRCDLTAFRESVRIEKDENADPDARKHAKLVQYAVIFDRIFRFAITGSRVRNYDGLGGQLLFAWMHQHHVLHWTDSKLRIDWDEAADVVIELGARIEELYWRSIDRPKAAHWLAAYELISGTVTPHPASIWAKGPDALPLNGAPRGLTDQVLDDEFPLSMFYEALEKKMRPVIESTTGITGAMAA, encoded by the coding sequence ATGACTATCACCGCCACCGCCGCCCTCCCGCGTGTCACTGCCGACAACGCGGAGTGGACTGCACTCAAGGCCGCTGCCACCGCACTCCAGGCTTACCAGGAGCAGGACGGTTCCATTAAGGATCCGGCTGCCCACGCTGAAGCCGCCCAACTGGTGGCAAGGATTTCGGACTCCATCAACACGCTGGCCCCTCATTTCCCCCACGACGCCCGATACCTTGAACTGTTGGTGGAAGACTTCAGCCGCTGGGTTCAGGACGGCTTTGGAGTTCCGGATTTCCTGGACTCCCTCCAGGCCTTCCAGCCGCAGGAACAGCGGGTGGATGGACTCCAGCATCTGGTGGTCTTCCCGATGTACACCCAGAACGGCAGCACCAACCGGCTGGTGGAGGCTGTCTTGATCGAGGTCATTTGGCCGGAGTTCATTGGGGGACTGGAAGCTGGCGAGTACTCCAACAAGCTGTTCGTTCCGATCCGTTTTGTGGATTTCACACCGGGCTACGACACCAACTCGGCAGTCCTCTTCCCGGAGACAGTGGCTGTCCGGGAGACGCCGACATTCACGTGGGGCGCCATCTTTGCAGACCGCGAAGCGGCCCGCTTCCGGCGCGTACTCAAGGCTGCGGCGGCCACCACGTCACTTGAGCTCCCTGCGGACGCCGCGGAGCTCCTTGAAGACCAGGATCTCACCCAGCGCACCTTCGTCATGTGGGACTTGATCCACGACCGCACGCACATGCGCGGCGACCTTCCCTTTGATCCGTTCATGATCAAGCAGCGCATGCCGTTCTTCCTCTACTCTTTGGAAGAGCTCCGATGCGACCTGACGGCCTTCCGCGAGTCCGTTCGCATCGAAAAGGACGAGAACGCCGATCCTGATGCACGCAAGCACGCCAAGCTCGTGCAGTACGCGGTGATTTTTGACCGGATCTTCCGGTTCGCCATCACAGGCAGCCGGGTCCGCAATTACGACGGCCTTGGTGGCCAGCTCCTGTTCGCGTGGATGCACCAACACCACGTGCTGCACTGGACGGACAGCAAGCTCCGCATCGACTGGGACGAAGCGGCAGATGTAGTCATCGAACTCGGTGCCAGGATCGAAGAGCTGTACTGGCGTTCCATCGACCGCCCGAAGGCTGCCCACTGGCTTGCGGCCTACGAACTCATTTCCGGTACAGTGACTCCACACCCGGCATCGATCTGGGCCAAGGGCCCTGATGCCTTGCCTTTGAACGGTGCCCCCCGCGGCCTTACCGATCAAGTCCTGGACGATGAGTTCCCGCTGTCCATGTTCTACGAAGCATTGGAGAAGAAAATGCGCCCTGTTATCGAATCCACTACCGGCATCACTGGCGCGATGGCGGCCTGA
- the msrB gene encoding peptide-methionine (R)-S-oxide reductase MsrB, with product MNTPENTSKTTAVPMEKSDAQWREELTPDEYRVLRQAGTERPYTGEYWDTHTEGVYQCRACGSQLFTSHEKFDSHCGWPSFWAPLAEGTVRYLHDRTMGMDRVEVRCANCDSHLGHVFEGEGYGTPTDQRFCINSISLRLVESKEPAEPEKK from the coding sequence ATGAACACTCCTGAGAACACCAGCAAGACCACGGCCGTGCCCATGGAGAAGTCCGATGCCCAGTGGCGTGAAGAGCTGACTCCGGATGAGTACCGCGTGCTGCGCCAGGCGGGTACTGAGCGGCCTTACACCGGCGAGTACTGGGACACTCATACCGAAGGCGTTTATCAGTGCCGCGCTTGTGGCAGCCAGTTGTTCACCAGCCACGAAAAGTTTGATTCCCATTGTGGTTGGCCGTCCTTCTGGGCACCGTTGGCCGAGGGCACGGTGCGTTACCTCCATGACCGCACGATGGGGATGGACCGGGTGGAAGTCCGGTGTGCCAACTGCGACTCGCATTTGGGCCACGTGTTTGAAGGTGAGGGCTACGGCACTCCCACGGACCAGCGCTTCTGCATCAACTCGATCTCGCTGCGGCTTGTGGAGTCGAAAGAGCCGGCTGAACCCGAAAAGAAGTAG
- a CDS encoding antitoxin produces MPVGLIDDLKGKAQGLIQGNEEAIQNGIEKAGDFVDQKTGGKFAGQVDAVQNAASDFVASTDGNAAQAPVTDEPKQL; encoded by the coding sequence GTGCCCGTGGGTTTAATTGACGACCTGAAGGGTAAGGCTCAGGGTCTCATTCAGGGCAACGAAGAAGCCATTCAGAATGGCATCGAAAAGGCCGGAGACTTCGTCGACCAGAAGACAGGCGGCAAGTTCGCAGGTCAGGTTGACGCGGTTCAGAATGCCGCTTCCGACTTCGTGGCTTCAACAGACGGGAACGCCGCACAGGCTCCCGTCACGGATGAGCCTAAGCAGCTGTAG
- the zapE gene encoding cell division protein ZapE: protein MVQIEQLAARTPAVSVEELLKGFYPSPRFGEVSFDSYRPDPAQPSQANAVKLLSAFADGVGADDGGGLFKKLFAKKTPATRAGIYLDGGFGVGKTHLLASLWHRSPGPKAFGTFVEYTNLVGALSFRKTVEALSNYKLVCIDEFELDDPGDTVLMSRLMRELADAGVKLAATSNTLPGSLGEGRFAAVDFQREIQVLADQFDVVRIDGEDFRHRGLPAAPSPLKTEELKHRMHAEFDGQTVAVDDFRTLVHHLAGVHPSRYRQLISGIEAVVWRDVETITEQAVALRFVVLADRLYDKDVPILASGVPFDKLFTEEMMTGGYMKKYFRAVSRLTALAREGQNHEPA, encoded by the coding sequence GTGGTACAGATCGAACAACTGGCTGCCCGCACGCCGGCAGTCTCCGTGGAGGAACTCCTCAAGGGTTTCTACCCGTCTCCGCGATTCGGAGAGGTATCGTTCGACAGCTACCGCCCGGACCCCGCCCAGCCCAGCCAGGCCAATGCGGTCAAGCTGCTGTCGGCTTTTGCCGATGGCGTGGGCGCCGATGACGGCGGCGGGCTGTTCAAGAAGTTGTTCGCCAAGAAGACCCCCGCCACTCGGGCCGGCATTTACCTTGACGGAGGCTTCGGCGTCGGAAAGACCCACCTCCTGGCCTCCCTTTGGCACAGGTCTCCTGGTCCCAAGGCCTTTGGCACATTCGTTGAGTACACCAACCTCGTGGGCGCGCTCTCGTTCCGCAAGACCGTGGAAGCCCTCAGCAACTACAAGCTGGTCTGCATTGACGAATTTGAACTCGATGATCCCGGCGACACCGTGCTGATGTCCCGCCTGATGCGCGAACTGGCCGACGCCGGCGTAAAGTTGGCCGCTACCTCCAACACCCTGCCGGGTTCCTTGGGCGAAGGCCGCTTCGCAGCCGTGGACTTCCAGCGGGAAATCCAGGTCCTTGCCGACCAGTTCGACGTCGTCAGGATCGACGGCGAAGACTTCCGCCACCGTGGCCTGCCCGCAGCTCCATCACCTTTGAAGACTGAAGAACTCAAGCACCGCATGCACGCCGAGTTCGACGGACAAACAGTTGCCGTGGATGATTTCCGCACTCTCGTGCACCACCTCGCCGGCGTCCACCCCAGCCGGTACCGCCAGCTGATCTCAGGCATCGAAGCCGTGGTGTGGCGCGACGTCGAGACGATTACCGAGCAGGCAGTAGCGCTGCGCTTCGTGGTCCTCGCCGACCGCCTCTATGACAAAGATGTGCCGATTCTTGCCAGCGGCGTCCCCTTCGACAAACTCTTCACCGAAGAGATGATGACCGGGGGATACATGAAGAAGTACTTCCGTGCCGTGTCCAGGCTTACGGCTCTCGCCCGCGAGGGACAGAACCACGAACCTGCCTGA
- a CDS encoding alpha/beta fold hydrolase, translating into MALNTRSASDAAEKKMSLRTKWAIAGILTGGTLAGLVGAGSSALAVYFARRVITPAARHEDQEVLAVIRGDKGLQVILAATPDTTIDGVFSLFFEGGKGHARIGRIVSYSPAEQTVLREVEEVYSGNLAEARRGWWSGATYPDPAAIGLAAEDVEIDLDVGKAPAWLVRADAATHAPIWAIMVHGRGATRLEGLRAVRTARELGLDSLLISYRNDGLAPSALDGRYGLGSTEWRDVEAAIEYAMAHGAREVVLFGWSMGGAISLQTADLSRHRHLIRALVLDAPVINWVNVMAHHAEMNRIPYNVGRYGQLMLGHPLGRRLTGLSAPVDFKAMDWEARAVELRTPTLLIHSVDDDYVPFEPSASLAEKNPEMVTFEPFHGARHTKEWNVDPEKWERLVRSWLQRQLAPRNNPGQTEGDGQVG; encoded by the coding sequence ATGGCATTGAATACCCGGTCAGCGAGCGACGCTGCAGAGAAGAAAATGTCCCTGCGCACTAAATGGGCCATCGCAGGAATCCTCACCGGAGGGACACTCGCAGGACTCGTCGGTGCCGGATCTTCAGCGCTCGCAGTGTATTTTGCCCGGCGCGTCATTACGCCCGCTGCCCGTCACGAGGACCAGGAGGTTCTCGCCGTCATCCGTGGAGACAAAGGACTGCAGGTCATCCTTGCGGCCACCCCGGACACCACCATCGACGGCGTGTTCAGCCTCTTCTTCGAGGGCGGTAAAGGCCATGCCAGGATTGGCAGGATCGTGTCCTACTCACCGGCTGAACAAACGGTGCTGCGCGAGGTCGAAGAGGTCTACAGCGGCAATCTGGCTGAAGCCCGCCGGGGATGGTGGAGCGGCGCGACCTACCCGGATCCCGCTGCCATCGGCCTGGCCGCCGAGGACGTGGAGATTGACCTCGACGTCGGAAAGGCGCCAGCGTGGTTGGTCCGGGCGGATGCAGCTACCCACGCGCCCATCTGGGCGATCATGGTGCACGGCCGCGGTGCCACCAGGCTTGAAGGCCTCAGGGCTGTACGGACCGCGCGGGAGCTGGGACTGGACAGCCTGCTGATTTCATACCGCAATGACGGACTTGCACCCTCGGCACTTGACGGGCGGTACGGCCTGGGCTCCACGGAGTGGCGCGACGTGGAAGCCGCCATCGAATATGCGATGGCACACGGCGCCCGGGAAGTGGTCCTGTTCGGCTGGTCCATGGGTGGAGCCATCAGCCTCCAAACAGCCGATCTGTCCAGGCACAGGCACCTGATCCGTGCATTGGTGCTGGACGCGCCAGTGATTAATTGGGTCAACGTGATGGCCCACCATGCAGAGATGAACAGGATCCCCTACAACGTAGGCCGATACGGACAGCTGATGCTCGGGCATCCACTGGGCCGCCGGCTCACCGGGCTATCCGCTCCCGTGGATTTCAAAGCGATGGACTGGGAAGCACGGGCCGTTGAGCTACGAACCCCAACCTTGCTGATCCACAGTGTCGATGATGACTACGTCCCCTTTGAGCCTTCTGCCAGCCTTGCGGAGAAGAACCCGGAAATGGTGACGTTTGAACCGTTCCACGGAGCGCGGCACACGAAGGAGTGGAACGTTGACCCGGAGAAATGGGAACGGCTGGTTCGCTCGTGGCTTCAGCGTCAATTGGCTCCACGGAACAATCCCGGGCAAACAGAGGGTGACGGGCAGGTCGGGTGA
- a CDS encoding amino acid permease: MNQQTASQSVMRRKPIDDIEEESKHSGLFKSLGLWQLTAIGVGGIIGVGIFSLAGLVAHGDANNPGVGPAVLVSFLIAGLASGAAALSYAEFAGMIPRAGSAYTYGYVALGEIIGWFIGWDLLLEYIAIVAVVAIGISGYFDAFLSGIGIHMPTWMTSTVDEGKGGIINLPAILVCLLVTWILSRGTKAFGRFELVAVAIKVVLILFIIGLGIFYINTENFNPFMPSGFGPVFAGAATVFFAVFGYDAMSTAAEEAKDGKKHMPKAIVLSLIIAMLLYVAATLVLTGMQNYKDIDPKAGFASAFTGVGLPIIATIISVFAVLSILTVMLTFLLGVTRVWFSMSRDGLLPGWFARTDRHGTPQRVTWIAGIASAFLAGVFPIKEVADLTNIGILAAFVVVCISVIVFRYKKPNAPRTFRLPWMPVVPAFGVLASAFLMSQLHWETWLRFAVWLIVGLIIYFSYGRKHSLMNPDSPRHLELSKPLA, from the coding sequence ATGAATCAACAGACGGCTTCCCAATCCGTCATGCGGCGCAAGCCCATCGACGATATCGAGGAAGAAAGCAAGCACAGTGGACTCTTCAAGAGTCTTGGCCTCTGGCAACTGACGGCCATCGGCGTCGGCGGCATTATCGGCGTCGGCATTTTCTCGCTGGCCGGCCTTGTAGCCCATGGCGACGCCAACAATCCGGGCGTAGGCCCTGCAGTGCTCGTCTCGTTCCTTATCGCCGGGCTCGCTTCCGGCGCGGCCGCTCTGTCCTATGCCGAATTTGCCGGCATGATCCCCAGGGCCGGCTCCGCCTACACCTATGGCTATGTGGCATTGGGCGAGATCATTGGCTGGTTCATTGGCTGGGATCTCCTGCTTGAATACATCGCCATTGTTGCCGTTGTGGCAATCGGCATCTCCGGCTACTTCGATGCCTTCTTGTCCGGCATCGGAATCCACATGCCTACCTGGATGACGTCCACAGTGGATGAAGGCAAGGGCGGCATCATCAACCTTCCGGCGATCCTGGTGTGCCTCCTGGTGACCTGGATCCTCAGCAGGGGAACCAAGGCTTTCGGCCGCTTCGAATTGGTGGCTGTTGCCATCAAGGTGGTGTTGATCCTCTTCATCATCGGGTTGGGCATTTTCTATATCAACACTGAGAACTTCAATCCGTTCATGCCCAGTGGTTTCGGCCCGGTCTTTGCCGGTGCAGCCACGGTGTTCTTCGCTGTCTTTGGTTACGACGCCATGAGTACCGCCGCGGAAGAAGCCAAGGACGGCAAGAAGCACATGCCCAAGGCGATCGTCCTGTCCCTGATCATCGCCATGCTGCTCTACGTGGCAGCTACGCTCGTCCTCACCGGCATGCAGAACTACAAGGACATCGATCCCAAGGCTGGCTTCGCATCGGCCTTCACCGGGGTTGGCCTGCCTATCATCGCCACCATCATTTCGGTCTTCGCTGTCCTGTCCATCCTGACCGTGATGCTGACCTTCCTTCTGGGCGTTACCCGCGTATGGTTCTCCATGAGCCGCGACGGCCTGCTGCCGGGATGGTTCGCCCGTACCGACCGTCACGGCACACCCCAGCGGGTGACCTGGATCGCGGGCATCGCCTCAGCGTTCCTCGCCGGCGTTTTCCCGATCAAGGAAGTGGCGGACCTCACCAACATCGGCATCCTGGCAGCATTCGTTGTGGTTTGCATTTCCGTCATCGTCTTCCGCTACAAGAAGCCAAATGCCCCCCGCACCTTCCGTTTGCCGTGGATGCCCGTAGTTCCCGCCTTCGGCGTGCTGGCTTCCGCGTTCCTGATGTCCCAGCTGCATTGGGAAACCTGGCTGCGTTTTGCCGTCTGGCTCATTGTTGGCTTGATCATCTACTTCTCCTACGGCCGGAAGCACTCGCTCATGAATCCGGACAGCCCACGCCACCTTGAGCTCAGTAAGCCCTTGGCGTAG
- a CDS encoding NmrA/HSCARG family protein has translation MVFSSGRGTPGVVVVVGATGRQGSAVVRHLLKDGWQVRALTRNPSSDASQALRALGAQVPHANTEDPGSLRTPFQGAYGLFNVQNPMTSGIDAEVRQGSNVAEAAAEAGIRHVVYGAAGVSDQPTGVGSWDSKLVIARRFRELGLPLTVLRPMAFMELMTDKGYYPQFSTWHLMPKLMGPTRPVGWLCVDDLGAIAARMFADPERWSGAVLGLASDVRSIDECRTLWRERTGRKPRGLPMPEKLFERFVGKDLTTMWRWLRTGQFDMSTQATREVLPEARTVKEWLIQRPK, from the coding sequence ATGGTTTTTTCGTCGGGCAGGGGCACTCCGGGTGTGGTGGTAGTGGTCGGTGCGACCGGCCGGCAGGGATCGGCCGTGGTCCGTCACCTCCTCAAAGACGGTTGGCAGGTGCGCGCCCTGACCAGAAATCCGTCCAGTGACGCTTCACAGGCCCTGCGCGCGCTCGGCGCCCAGGTTCCGCATGCGAACACCGAGGATCCCGGCTCTCTTCGGACGCCGTTCCAAGGGGCGTACGGGCTTTTCAACGTCCAGAATCCCATGACCAGTGGAATCGACGCCGAAGTCCGGCAAGGCAGCAACGTGGCGGAGGCAGCCGCTGAAGCGGGCATACGCCACGTGGTGTACGGGGCGGCAGGAGTCAGCGACCAGCCAACAGGCGTCGGTTCCTGGGACTCGAAGCTGGTTATCGCCCGGCGCTTTCGCGAACTCGGACTGCCGCTCACCGTGCTCCGGCCAATGGCGTTCATGGAACTAATGACGGACAAAGGTTACTATCCGCAGTTTTCCACCTGGCACCTGATGCCAAAGCTAATGGGCCCGACCCGGCCGGTGGGCTGGCTCTGTGTTGACGATCTGGGCGCCATCGCCGCCCGGATGTTCGCCGACCCCGAACGGTGGAGCGGCGCGGTGCTGGGACTGGCATCTGACGTGCGGTCAATAGACGAGTGCCGCACCTTGTGGCGGGAACGGACCGGACGAAAGCCCCGTGGTTTGCCGATGCCGGAGAAGCTGTTTGAACGGTTCGTGGGGAAGGACCTCACCACCATGTGGCGATGGCTGCGGACCGGGCAGTTCGACATGAGTACGCAGGCAACGCGCGAGGTCCTGCCGGAGGCCCGGACCGTTAAGGAATGGCTGATACAACGGCCAAAGTGA
- a CDS encoding benzoate/H(+) symporter BenE family transporter — protein MPSASSAVQRPSRQDTVGPPISAGIVTALVGFTSSFAVVLAGLRAVGANQAQASSGLLALTLTFGLGILWLAWRSKMPVTLAWSTPGAALLASAGMVDGGWPAAVGAFVVVGVLIVLTGLLPSLGRLMTKIPTPLAQAMLAGVLLPLCLAPFRSLGEAPLLIGPVALCWLVMTKFAARWAVPASLVVALAVIGIHIVANGVQIPGDDLLPRLEWTTPTFTVEAAVGLALPLFIVTMASQNIPGVAVLKSFGFTTPWRASMVVTGAGTIAGAPFGGHAINLAALSAALAAGEEAGKDHSRRWIAAFVAGLAYLVLAAFSAALVTVVAAAPAGLLEAVAGLALLGTLASAISSALAVAEERVPACITFLLAASGISFAGVGAAFWALAGGILVRWLLKDREPLTPSHK, from the coding sequence ATGCCATCAGCCTCTTCCGCAGTCCAGCGTCCCTCCCGCCAGGACACGGTGGGGCCGCCCATCTCGGCTGGCATCGTCACCGCCCTCGTCGGTTTCACGTCCTCGTTCGCTGTGGTTCTTGCCGGACTGAGGGCTGTGGGAGCCAACCAGGCGCAAGCCTCCAGCGGCCTGCTGGCCCTCACACTCACGTTCGGACTGGGCATTTTATGGCTGGCATGGCGGTCGAAAATGCCTGTCACCCTGGCGTGGTCCACGCCGGGTGCCGCGCTCCTCGCCTCTGCAGGAATGGTCGACGGCGGCTGGCCGGCAGCGGTGGGTGCGTTCGTCGTCGTCGGGGTGCTGATCGTCCTGACGGGGTTACTGCCCAGCCTTGGCAGGCTCATGACGAAGATACCCACACCGCTTGCGCAGGCGATGCTCGCAGGCGTCCTCCTCCCCCTGTGCCTGGCTCCTTTTAGATCCCTGGGAGAAGCGCCGTTGCTGATTGGCCCGGTGGCCCTTTGCTGGTTGGTAATGACGAAGTTCGCGGCCCGCTGGGCGGTCCCGGCCTCACTCGTGGTCGCCCTCGCCGTCATCGGCATCCATATCGTGGCGAACGGCGTTCAGATTCCCGGGGATGACCTGTTGCCGCGGCTCGAGTGGACCACTCCAACATTCACGGTGGAGGCAGCGGTGGGGCTTGCCCTTCCCCTGTTCATTGTCACGATGGCATCGCAGAACATTCCCGGCGTCGCCGTGCTTAAATCCTTTGGCTTCACAACACCCTGGCGGGCATCGATGGTGGTCACCGGAGCCGGAACCATTGCGGGCGCTCCATTCGGAGGCCACGCGATCAACCTTGCTGCTTTGAGCGCGGCATTGGCGGCCGGAGAGGAAGCAGGGAAAGACCACAGCAGGCGGTGGATCGCGGCATTCGTGGCTGGCCTTGCCTACCTGGTACTGGCAGCCTTCTCGGCAGCCCTTGTCACGGTGGTGGCGGCTGCACCCGCCGGCTTGCTTGAAGCTGTCGCAGGCTTGGCCTTGCTCGGCACGCTTGCCTCAGCCATCTCCTCCGCATTGGCAGTTGCCGAAGAACGCGTACCCGCGTGCATCACCTTCCTGCTTGCCGCCTCAGGGATCAGCTTCGCAGGAGTGGGGGCTGCCTTCTGGGCTTTGGCGGGAGGCATCCTGGTCCGCTGGTTGCTGAAAGACCGGGAACCGCTGACACCTTCACACAAGTAG
- a CDS encoding sulfurtransferase, with the protein MSYPVEQNEKFASYANPERLVSTQWLAAALAEGAIADGKLVVVESDEDVLLYETGHIPGAVKIDWHTDLNDEVTRDYVDGAAFASLAASKGISRDTTVVIYGDKSNWWAAYALWVFTLFGHEDVRLLDGGRDKWIAEGRELTTDVPTPAPGTYPEVERNDAPIRAFKEDVLAHLGNPLIDVRSPEEYTGQRTHMPAYPEEGALRGGHIPTAASIPWARAAAEDGTYRSREELEALYLGEAGLTAGDDVVAYCRIGERSSHTWFALKYLLGFETVRNYDGSWTEWGNAVRVPIVKGAERGSVPAALVRN; encoded by the coding sequence ATGTCCTACCCCGTTGAACAAAACGAAAAGTTCGCTTCCTACGCGAACCCTGAACGACTCGTGTCCACGCAGTGGCTTGCCGCAGCACTTGCCGAAGGCGCCATCGCCGACGGCAAGCTGGTAGTCGTGGAGTCCGATGAGGACGTCCTCCTGTACGAAACCGGCCACATTCCGGGTGCCGTAAAGATCGACTGGCACACCGACCTGAATGATGAAGTGACCCGCGACTACGTGGACGGCGCCGCATTCGCCTCCCTGGCTGCATCCAAGGGCATCTCCCGCGACACCACTGTGGTGATCTACGGTGACAAGTCCAACTGGTGGGCAGCCTACGCCCTCTGGGTCTTCACGCTGTTCGGACACGAAGATGTGCGCCTGCTGGACGGTGGCCGCGACAAGTGGATCGCCGAAGGCCGCGAATTGACCACGGACGTACCGACGCCGGCCCCGGGAACCTACCCCGAAGTAGAGCGGAACGACGCTCCCATCCGCGCCTTCAAAGAGGACGTCCTGGCTCACCTGGGCAACCCCCTGATCGATGTGCGCTCCCCCGAGGAGTACACGGGCCAGCGCACCCACATGCCCGCGTACCCGGAAGAAGGCGCGCTGCGTGGCGGCCACATCCCCACTGCTGCTTCGATCCCGTGGGCCCGCGCTGCCGCTGAGGACGGCACCTACCGTTCCCGTGAGGAACTGGAAGCCCTCTACCTGGGCGAAGCCGGTTTGACGGCGGGCGACGACGTCGTGGCCTACTGCCGCATTGGCGAGCGGTCCAGCCACACCTGGTTCGCACTGAAGTACCTGCTGGGCTTTGAAACCGTCCGCAACTACGACGGTTCCTGGACCGAGTGGGGCAACGCGGTCCGCGTCCCCATCGTCAAGGGCGCCGAGCGCGGATCCGTGCCGGCCGCCTTGGTCCGTAACTAG
- a CDS encoding SufE family protein: MSTNTLPAALAEIVDDFQALTEPDRLQLLLEFSRGLPELPERLKDHPELLEQVVECQSPLFLTIESEKNKDNAEGPRAYRLFFKAPPEAPTTRGFAGVLHEGLDGLTAQEILDVPDDMPELLGLTRAITPLRMRGMTAMLGRIKRKVAAASRLER, translated from the coding sequence ATGAGTACCAACACTTTGCCCGCCGCACTGGCGGAAATCGTCGATGACTTCCAGGCACTGACGGAGCCTGACCGCCTGCAACTGCTGCTCGAGTTCTCGCGTGGGCTGCCGGAGCTTCCGGAGCGCCTCAAGGACCACCCGGAGTTGCTGGAGCAGGTTGTGGAGTGCCAGTCACCTTTGTTCCTCACGATCGAATCCGAGAAAAACAAGGACAATGCCGAAGGCCCCCGCGCCTACCGGTTGTTTTTCAAAGCGCCTCCGGAGGCTCCCACCACGCGTGGATTCGCCGGGGTACTGCACGAAGGACTCGATGGGTTGACGGCCCAGGAAATTCTGGACGTTCCGGATGACATGCCGGAGTTGCTGGGATTGACCAGGGCCATCACTCCCCTGCGTATGCGCGGCATGACCGCCATGCTGGGCAGGATCAAGCGGAAAGTGGCGGCAGCAAGCCGTTTGGAACGCTAA